One Setaria italica strain Yugu1 chromosome II, Setaria_italica_v2.0, whole genome shotgun sequence DNA segment encodes these proteins:
- the LOC101780471 gene encoding ras-related protein RABA5a, whose protein sequence is MAYDGDGEQSQDYLFKIVLIGDSSVGKSNLLARFARNEFYPNSKSTIGVEFQTQKLVIDGKEIKAQIWDTAGQERFRAVTSAYYRGAVGALLVYDISRRQTFDSVGRWLNELHTHSDMNVVTILVGNKTDLKHAREVSTAEGQALAEAQGLFFMETSALDSSNVAAAFQTVVKEIYSILSRKVFQSQEQKRSELQSLSNGKAVVLQGETNETSSGGRWCCSS, encoded by the exons ATGGCCTATGATGGAGATGGAGAACAAAGCCAGGATTATCTATTCAAAATCGTTCTGATCGGTGACTCCTCTGTTGGTAAATCAAACTTGCTAGCAAGATTTGCAAGGAATGAGTTCTACCCAAACTCCAAGTCCACTATAGGAGTGGAGTTCCAGACACAAAAGTTGGTAATTGATGGAAAGGAAATTAAAGCTCAGATATGGGATACTGCTGGACAAGAGCGCTTCAGAGCAGTTACATCTGCTTACTACCGAGGCGCTGTCGGAGCTCTCCTTGTTTATGATATTAGCAGACGCCAGACTTTTGATAGTGTTGGTCGATGGCTTAATGAACTGCACA CTCATTCCGATATGAATGTCGTCACAATCCTGGTGGGTAACAAAACCGACCTCAAGCATGCTCGCGAGGTGAGCACTGCGGAAGGCCAAGCGCTGGCTGAGGCTCAGGGCCTCTTCTTCATGGAAACCTCGGCCCTGGACTCATCAAACGTTGCAGCAGCTTTTCAAACTGTTGTTAAGGAGATCTACAGCATACTAAGCCGGAAGGTATTTCAATCTCAAGAGCAGAAGAGAAGCGAGCTGCAGTCATTGAGCAACGGGAAGGCTGTGGTGCTGCAGGGTGAGACCAATGAAACAAGCAGTGGTGGGAGGTGGTGCTGTTCCTCATAA